One Chromobacterium paludis genomic window carries:
- the ispD gene encoding 2-C-methyl-D-erythritol 4-phosphate cytidylyltransferase → MTDMIALVPAAGSGSRFGAPSPKQYLQLNGHPLMWHTLATLAAVPAISRVVVVVSPHDEWFDDFEWDLPKLEVLRVGGACRAESVANGLAALDCAADDWVLVHDAARCCLSVAAVERLIAALADHPVGGLLALPVPDTVKRADAEGHVAATVPRNGLWLAQTPQMFRAGLLARALTTGAAADITDEASAIEKLGLRPLLVEGDAQNFKVTYPRDLALAKAILAARGAF, encoded by the coding sequence ATGACGGACATGATCGCGCTGGTGCCGGCTGCCGGCTCCGGCAGCCGTTTCGGCGCGCCCAGCCCCAAGCAGTATCTGCAATTGAACGGTCATCCGCTGATGTGGCACACGCTGGCCACGCTGGCTGCCGTGCCGGCCATCAGCCGGGTGGTGGTGGTGGTGTCGCCGCACGATGAATGGTTCGACGATTTCGAGTGGGATCTGCCCAAGCTGGAAGTGCTGCGCGTGGGCGGCGCCTGCCGGGCGGAAAGCGTGGCCAATGGACTGGCCGCGCTGGACTGCGCCGCCGACGATTGGGTGCTGGTGCACGACGCGGCGCGCTGCTGCCTGTCGGTGGCGGCGGTGGAGCGGCTGATCGCCGCGCTGGCCGATCATCCTGTGGGCGGCTTGTTGGCGCTGCCGGTGCCGGATACTGTCAAACGGGCCGACGCGGAAGGCCATGTCGCCGCCACGGTGCCGCGCAACGGCCTGTGGCTGGCGCAGACGCCGCAGATGTTCCGCGCCGGCCTGTTGGCCCGGGCGCTGACAACGGGGGCGGCGGCGGACATCACCGACGAGGCGTCGGCGATCGAGAAGCTGGGCTTGCGTCCCTTGCTGGTGGAGGGCGACGCCCAGAACTTCAAGGTGACCTATCCGCGCGATCTGGCGCTGGCCAAGGCCATCCTGGCGGCGCGCGGCGCGTTTTGA
- the phoU gene encoding phosphate signaling complex protein PhoU produces MAEHISKQFDLELETIRTRVLQMGGLVEQQILSAIDALMSGDIARLDKVAAEDALVNAMEVGIDDDCLHIIARRQPAASDLRIVFTVIKIITDLERIGDEASKIARMGKTIHQSERYQMPRFREIEKMAGVALAMLRRALDAFARLDTSAALELAEEDLRLDENFASELRQLITFMMEDPRTISMSIDTLFMSKAIERIGDHAKNISEYVVYLVKGKDIRHTKIEDIKRETLGR; encoded by the coding sequence ATGGCAGAGCATATTTCCAAACAGTTCGATCTGGAGCTGGAAACCATCCGTACCCGAGTGCTGCAGATGGGCGGCCTGGTGGAACAGCAGATCCTGTCCGCCATCGATGCCTTGATGTCCGGCGACATCGCGCGCCTGGACAAGGTGGCGGCGGAGGACGCGTTGGTCAACGCGATGGAAGTCGGCATCGACGACGATTGCCTGCACATCATCGCGCGCCGCCAGCCGGCGGCCAGCGACTTGCGCATCGTCTTCACCGTGATCAAGATCATCACCGACCTGGAGCGCATCGGCGACGAGGCGTCCAAGATCGCGCGCATGGGCAAGACCATCCATCAGTCCGAGCGCTACCAGATGCCGCGCTTCCGCGAAATCGAAAAAATGGCCGGCGTGGCCTTGGCCATGCTGCGCCGCGCGCTGGACGCGTTTGCCCGCCTGGACACCAGCGCCGCGCTGGAACTGGCGGAAGAAGACCTGCGCCTGGACGAAAACTTCGCGTCCGAATTGCGCCAGCTGATCACCTTCATGATGGAAGACCCGCGCACCATCAGCATGTCCATCGACACCCTGTTCATGTCCAAGGCCATCGAACGCATCGGCGACCACGCCAAGAACATCTCCGAGTACGTGGTCTATCTGGTCAAGGGCAAGGACATCCGCCACACCAAGATCGAAGACATCAAGCGCGAGACGCTGGGGCGCTGA
- the ppx gene encoding exopolyphosphatase gives MTHATPPHTVLATVDLGSNSFRLQVSRVVDDQLYALDVMKETVRLGAGLTADKHLNDDTWQRALACLARFGERLRGFVPAQVRVVGTNTLRVAKNAPAFIEQAEEKLGFPIEVIAGREEARLIYLGAAHSLPDTKERRMVVDIGGGSTEFIIGSHYKALVTESLPLGCVSYTLRFFPDGKLTRSHFRDATLAARNEIQRIRHEYRPSEWQLAVGTSGTARSLRDVLEINDWSRSDITLAGMEQLREVLIKQGNIDAIKVNGLKADRAPVLAGGLAIMIAVFEELQVEKMIVTEGALRDGVLYDLLGRQREKDMRDSTVALFKRRYHVDAQQAERVNTLAERLYRMLAGEDVEQDMLKLLSWAAKLHEIGLTIAHTAYHKHSTYILQNADMPGFSKREQASLAAIVLGHRGDMGKMSQYISQAPLWQAVVALRLAVLFHRRRQPLDLPAVLDLKQHASGFELTVSKDWLEANPLTASSFRQEVSQWKSVGFKLDIIQA, from the coding sequence TTGACACACGCCACGCCCCCCCATACCGTATTGGCCACCGTAGACCTGGGCTCCAACAGCTTCCGCCTGCAGGTTTCGCGTGTGGTGGACGACCAGCTGTACGCGCTGGACGTGATGAAGGAGACCGTGCGCCTGGGCGCCGGCCTGACCGCGGACAAGCACCTGAACGACGATACCTGGCAGCGCGCGCTGGCCTGCCTGGCCCGTTTCGGCGAACGCCTGCGCGGCTTCGTGCCGGCCCAGGTGCGCGTGGTCGGCACCAACACCTTGCGCGTGGCCAAGAACGCGCCGGCCTTCATCGAGCAGGCCGAGGAAAAGCTGGGTTTTCCCATCGAGGTCATCGCCGGCCGCGAAGAGGCGCGGCTGATCTATCTGGGCGCGGCGCATTCGCTGCCGGACACCAAGGAACGCCGCATGGTGGTGGACATCGGCGGCGGCTCCACCGAATTCATCATCGGCAGCCACTACAAGGCGCTGGTCACCGAAAGCCTGCCGCTGGGCTGCGTCAGCTACACCTTGCGTTTCTTCCCGGACGGCAAGCTGACGCGCAGCCATTTCCGCGACGCGACGCTGGCCGCGCGCAACGAAATCCAGCGCATCCGCCATGAATATCGTCCCAGCGAATGGCAACTGGCCGTCGGCACCTCCGGCACCGCGCGCTCCCTGCGCGACGTGCTGGAGATCAACGACTGGAGCCGGTCCGACATCACGCTGGCCGGCATGGAGCAGCTGCGCGAAGTCTTGATCAAGCAGGGCAATATCGACGCGATCAAGGTCAATGGCCTCAAGGCAGACCGCGCGCCGGTGCTGGCCGGCGGCCTAGCCATCATGATCGCGGTGTTCGAGGAGCTGCAGGTCGAGAAGATGATCGTCACGGAAGGCGCGCTGCGCGACGGCGTGCTGTATGACCTCCTGGGCCGCCAGCGCGAGAAGGACATGCGCGATAGCACGGTGGCGCTGTTCAAGCGCCGCTACCATGTGGACGCGCAGCAGGCCGAGCGCGTCAACACGCTGGCGGAGCGCTTGTACCGCATGCTGGCGGGGGAGGATGTGGAGCAGGACATGCTGAAGCTGCTGTCCTGGGCGGCCAAGCTGCACGAAATCGGTCTGACCATCGCCCACACCGCCTATCACAAGCATTCCACTTATATTTTGCAGAACGCGGACATGCCGGGCTTTTCCAAGCGCGAGCAGGCTTCGCTGGCCGCCATCGTGCTGGGGCATCGCGGCGACATGGGCAAGATGTCGCAATACATCAGCCAGGCACCGCTGTGGCAGGCCGTGGTCGCGCTTAGGCTGGCCGTCTTGTTCCACCGCCGCCGCCAGCCGCTGGACCTGCCGGCCGTGCTGGACCTGAAGCAGCACGCCAGCGGTTTCGAACTGACGGTCAGCAAGGACTGGCTGGAAGCCAACCCCCTGACGGCCAGCAGCTTCCGCCAGGAAGTGAGCCAATGGAAGAGCGTGGGCTTCAAACTGGACATCATCCAGGCTTGA
- the rpiA gene encoding ribose-5-phosphate isomerase RpiA encodes MLTQDQLKLAVAKKALEFVPEDAVIGVGTGSTVNLFIEELASIKGRIKGAVSSSDASTERLKAHHIPVFDLNEVEKIPVYIDGADEINHHLHMIKGGGAALTREKIVAGVADEFICIADEKKYVTMLGAFPLPIEVIPMARSYVARELVRLGGHPELRQGVTTDNGNVILDVHGLQIMKPVELEEIINHIAGVVTCGLFARRRADVLLLGKQDGVEVLR; translated from the coding sequence ATGCTGACCCAGGATCAACTGAAACTCGCCGTCGCCAAGAAGGCGCTGGAATTCGTGCCGGAAGACGCCGTCATCGGCGTGGGCACCGGCAGCACCGTCAATCTGTTCATCGAAGAGCTGGCCAGCATCAAGGGCCGCATCAAGGGCGCGGTGTCCAGCTCCGACGCCTCCACCGAACGGTTGAAGGCCCACCACATCCCGGTGTTCGACCTCAACGAAGTGGAAAAAATACCGGTGTATATCGACGGCGCCGACGAGATCAATCACCACCTGCATATGATCAAGGGCGGCGGCGCGGCGCTGACGCGCGAGAAGATCGTGGCCGGCGTGGCCGACGAGTTCATCTGCATCGCCGACGAGAAGAAGTACGTCACCATGCTGGGCGCCTTCCCGCTGCCTATCGAGGTCATCCCGATGGCGCGCAGCTATGTGGCGCGAGAGCTGGTCAGGCTGGGCGGCCATCCCGAGCTGCGCCAGGGCGTCACCACCGACAACGGCAACGTGATCCTGGATGTGCACGGCCTGCAGATCATGAAGCCGGTGGAGCTGGAAGAGATCATCAACCACATCGCCGGCGTCGTCACCTGCGGCTTGTTCGCGCGCCGCCGCGCCGACGTGCTGCTGCTGGGCAAGCAGGACGGCGTGGAAGTGCTCCGCTAA
- the gloB gene encoding hydroxyacylglutathione hydrolase, which yields MAATFSITPIGAFSDNYIWLLHQGARAVAVDPGEAAPLLRHLAREQLTLEAVLVTHHHADHIGGLPELKQAWPDVVVYGPPGIAGVDVPLMEGDVVSLSMGQAQVLAVPGHTLDHLAYLLNEALFCGDTLFAAGCGRLFEGSPAQMLDSLKKLAALPPQTKVYPAHEYTLSNLRFALAAEPANPVLAMRQSRDQALRERGQPTLPSTLALEVASNPFLRCGEPGVRESLLRQGGQADEDETARFARLRDWKNRFG from the coding sequence ATGGCTGCCACATTTAGCATCACCCCGATCGGGGCTTTCTCTGACAATTATATCTGGCTTTTGCATCAAGGCGCGCGCGCCGTGGCGGTGGACCCGGGCGAGGCGGCGCCGCTGCTGCGCCATCTGGCAAGGGAACAGCTGACGCTAGAGGCTGTTCTGGTCACCCATCATCACGCCGATCACATCGGCGGCCTGCCGGAATTGAAACAGGCATGGCCGGATGTCGTGGTATACGGCCCGCCGGGCATCGCCGGCGTTGATGTGCCGCTGATGGAGGGCGATGTCGTGTCGCTCAGCATGGGGCAGGCTCAGGTGCTGGCGGTGCCGGGGCATACGCTGGACCACCTGGCATATCTGCTGAACGAGGCCCTGTTTTGCGGCGACACCCTGTTTGCGGCAGGCTGCGGCAGGCTGTTCGAGGGTTCGCCGGCGCAAATGCTGGACTCACTGAAAAAGCTGGCCGCGCTGCCGCCCCAAACCAAGGTTTATCCCGCGCACGAATACACCCTGTCCAATCTGCGCTTCGCCCTGGCCGCGGAGCCTGCCAATCCGGTGCTGGCCATGCGTCAAAGCCGAGATCAGGCGCTGCGCGAACGCGGCCAGCCCACCCTGCCCAGCACCCTCGCCCTGGAAGTCGCCAGCAATCCATTTTTACGGTGCGGCGAACCCGGCGTCAGGGAAAGCCTGCTGCGACAGGGCGGACAGGCCGACGAAGACGAAACCGCCCGATTTGCCCGCTTGCGCGACTGGAAAAACCGCTTTGGCTAG
- the dnaQ gene encoding DNA polymerase III subunit epsilon — MRQIILDTETTGLDPQQGHRIIEFAGLEMIGRKLTGKHLHLYIHPERAIDPEAQRVHGISLEFLDGKPVFAKVAHEIADFLRDAELIIHNAPFDVGFLNAEFGKLGLPPVRELCANVIDTLAEARDMFPGKRNSLDALCDRFEIDRSNRTLHGALVDCELLSEVYLWMTRGQESLAMDIEVDVPGAQAGQDLSFERKPLKVRLADAAELAEHQAYLGVLDKSVKGRCVWRALETPAQTEA, encoded by the coding sequence ATGAGACAGATTATTCTCGATACCGAAACCACCGGTCTCGATCCGCAGCAGGGGCACCGCATCATCGAGTTTGCCGGCCTGGAGATGATAGGCCGCAAACTGACCGGCAAGCACCTGCATCTATATATCCATCCCGAGCGCGCCATTGATCCCGAGGCGCAGCGCGTGCACGGCATCTCGCTGGAGTTTCTGGACGGCAAGCCGGTGTTCGCCAAAGTGGCGCACGAAATCGCCGACTTCCTGCGCGATGCCGAGCTGATCATCCACAACGCGCCGTTCGACGTGGGCTTCCTCAACGCCGAGTTCGGCAAGCTGGGCCTGCCACCCGTCCGCGAGCTGTGCGCCAATGTGATCGACACCCTGGCCGAGGCGCGCGACATGTTCCCCGGCAAGCGCAACAGCCTGGATGCCCTGTGCGACCGCTTTGAGATCGACCGCTCCAACCGCACGCTGCACGGCGCGCTGGTGGACTGCGAGCTGCTGTCGGAAGTCTATCTGTGGATGACGCGCGGCCAGGAAAGCCTGGCCATGGACATCGAGGTGGACGTGCCGGGCGCGCAGGCAGGGCAGGATCTGAGCTTCGAGCGCAAGCCGCTGAAAGTCCGGCTGGCCGATGCGGCCGAACTGGCCGAGCATCAAGCCTATCTCGGTGTGCTGGACAAGTCGGTGAAGGGCCGCTGCGTCTGGCGCGCGCTGGAAACCCCGGCGCAGACGGAGGCCTAG
- the rnhA gene encoding ribonuclease HI — protein MTTEDKVELYTDGACKGNPGPGGWGALLRYKGKEKELFGGERGTTNNRMEIMAVIQGLSALNRPCRVVVYTDSQYVQKGISEWIHGWKARGWKTAAKEPVKNADLWQLLDDARNRHLEVEWRWVKGHAGHEFNERADQLANKGVESV, from the coding sequence ATGACGACAGAAGACAAGGTTGAGCTTTATACCGACGGCGCCTGCAAGGGCAATCCCGGCCCCGGCGGCTGGGGAGCGCTGCTCCGTTACAAGGGCAAGGAAAAAGAGCTGTTCGGCGGCGAGCGCGGCACCACCAACAACCGCATGGAGATCATGGCGGTGATTCAGGGCCTGTCGGCGCTGAACCGGCCGTGCCGGGTGGTGGTCTACACCGACTCGCAATACGTGCAGAAGGGCATTTCCGAGTGGATACACGGCTGGAAGGCGCGCGGCTGGAAAACGGCGGCCAAGGAGCCGGTGAAGAACGCGGATCTTTGGCAGCTGCTGGACGACGCGCGAAATCGCCATCTGGAGGTGGAGTGGCGCTGGGTCAAGGGCCATGCCGGCCACGAATTCAACGAGAGAGCCGACCAGCTCGCCAACAAGGGCGTGGAGTCGGTTTGA
- a CDS encoding lytic transglycosylase, whose product MSIALLFASPAMADGNAQPSPSPVDEALAAGLDMMLQNSSLLRNGDDVWKRVREGFQLDEVNADVVRRQERFYASRPEYFKRTLDRSRKYLFHIMNEVERRGMPTEIALLPMVESAFVPTANSRVGAAGLWQFMPATGRQYGLEQTWWYDGRRDVMDATRAALDYLQNLYAQFGDWNLALAAYNWGEGNLSRAIAKTEANGQAPTYENIRMPKETRDYVPKLLAVRNILEHPDRFGVHLDKFPNKPYFVAISTGKHMNIDIAAKLAGISVAEFKELNPAFNLPVFAYKAGRQMLLPASKVDKFEANLDKWNKPLLTWEVYLPKSDESATAIASEHGMNTSQLLAANRISGGTLRAGQPVLVAMNSKTSNDAQPLEAVDTPMSNTPAGQTMLAQADGGAAARPAIQAVADTAGDSASQPSGMRQTVMIASAATNNAVLPAQTTSTADSYIVAAGDTLYSIARRNNLAVDDLKSLNQLDGNLVQVGQQLKLKAAAPLSSQEDANIQLASAAPSPEADPALIKVNDAPHSKEYVVQRGDTLYSIARRFGVNHSDIQRLNGNQPSSRLQPGQKVKIIGL is encoded by the coding sequence GTGTCTATAGCATTGCTGTTCGCATCTCCGGCCATGGCCGATGGAAACGCGCAGCCGTCCCCCTCCCCGGTGGACGAAGCCCTGGCCGCCGGCCTGGACATGATGCTGCAGAACTCCAGTCTGCTGCGCAATGGCGACGACGTCTGGAAACGCGTGCGCGAAGGCTTTCAACTGGACGAAGTGAACGCGGACGTGGTCAGACGCCAGGAGCGTTTCTACGCCAGCCGCCCGGAGTATTTCAAACGCACGCTGGACCGCAGCCGCAAATATCTGTTCCACATCATGAACGAGGTGGAACGACGCGGCATGCCGACGGAAATCGCGCTGCTGCCCATGGTGGAAAGCGCCTTCGTGCCCACGGCCAACTCGCGCGTCGGCGCCGCCGGCTTGTGGCAGTTCATGCCGGCTACCGGCCGCCAATATGGCCTGGAGCAAACCTGGTGGTATGACGGTCGCCGCGACGTGATGGATGCCACGCGCGCCGCGCTGGACTACCTGCAAAACCTCTACGCCCAGTTCGGCGACTGGAATCTGGCGTTGGCCGCCTACAACTGGGGCGAAGGCAATCTATCCCGCGCCATCGCCAAGACGGAGGCCAACGGCCAGGCGCCCACCTATGAAAACATCCGCATGCCCAAGGAAACGCGCGACTACGTGCCCAAGCTGCTGGCGGTGCGCAACATCCTAGAGCATCCGGATCGTTTCGGCGTCCATCTGGACAAGTTCCCCAACAAGCCCTACTTCGTCGCCATCAGCACCGGCAAGCATATGAACATCGACATCGCCGCCAAGCTGGCTGGCATCTCGGTGGCGGAGTTCAAGGAGCTGAACCCTGCGTTCAACCTGCCGGTCTTCGCTTACAAGGCCGGACGCCAGATGCTGCTGCCCGCCTCCAAGGTGGACAAGTTCGAAGCCAATCTGGACAAATGGAACAAGCCCTTGCTGACCTGGGAGGTCTACCTGCCCAAAAGCGACGAGAGCGCCACTGCCATCGCTAGCGAACACGGCATGAACACCAGCCAGCTGCTGGCGGCCAACCGCATCAGCGGCGGCACGCTGCGCGCCGGCCAGCCGGTGCTGGTAGCGATGAACAGCAAGACCTCCAACGACGCCCAGCCGCTGGAGGCGGTGGATACGCCGATGTCCAATACGCCGGCCGGTCAAACCATGCTGGCTCAGGCCGATGGCGGCGCCGCCGCCAGGCCCGCCATCCAAGCTGTCGCCGACACCGCCGGGGATAGCGCATCGCAGCCATCCGGCATGCGTCAGACCGTCATGATAGCCAGCGCCGCCACAAACAACGCAGTGTTGCCCGCCCAGACGACATCGACGGCGGACAGCTACATCGTGGCGGCCGGAGACACGCTGTACAGCATCGCGCGGCGCAACAACCTGGCCGTCGACGATCTGAAATCCCTGAACCAGCTAGACGGCAATCTGGTTCAGGTTGGCCAGCAACTGAAGCTGAAGGCGGCGGCCCCGCTTTCCTCGCAGGAAGACGCCAATATCCAGCTCGCCAGCGCGGCGCCCAGCCCGGAGGCCGATCCGGCCCTGATCAAGGTCAACGACGCGCCGCATAGCAAGGAATACGTGGTGCAGCGCGGCGACACGCTGTACAGCATTGCCCGCCGCTTCGGCGTCAATCACTCCGACATCCAGCGACTGAACGGCAACCAGCCGAGCAGCCGCTTGCAGCCGGGGCAAAAGGTCAAGATCATCGGCCTGTAA
- the pncA gene encoding bifunctional nicotinamidase/pyrazinamidase, translating into MPLKRYGADCALLVVDVQNSFCPGGELAVPGGDEVVPLINHLSLLFENVILTQDWHPRGHISFASSHAGAAPFQNIELSYGAQTLWPDHCVAGSRGAAFHPELETEHARLIVRKGIHAQVDSYSAFVEADRATTTGLAGYLHALGVKKVWLAGLATDFCVAWSALDARAAGFETFVVEDACRAIDLDGSLVEAWAQMRQAGVKRVRSDEV; encoded by the coding sequence ATGCCCTTGAAACGTTATGGCGCCGACTGCGCATTGCTGGTGGTGGACGTGCAGAACAGCTTCTGCCCCGGCGGCGAGCTGGCCGTGCCCGGCGGCGACGAAGTGGTGCCCCTGATCAACCACCTGTCGCTCTTGTTTGAAAATGTGATCCTGACCCAGGACTGGCACCCGCGCGGCCATATCTCCTTCGCCAGCAGCCATGCCGGCGCAGCGCCTTTCCAAAACATCGAACTGTCCTACGGCGCGCAGACGCTGTGGCCGGACCATTGCGTGGCCGGCAGCCGCGGCGCGGCCTTCCATCCGGAACTGGAAACCGAACATGCCCGGCTGATCGTGCGCAAGGGCATCCACGCCCAGGTGGACAGCTACTCCGCCTTCGTCGAGGCCGACCGTGCCACCACGACCGGCCTGGCCGGCTATTTGCACGCGCTGGGAGTCAAGAAAGTGTGGCTGGCCGGGCTGGCCACGGACTTCTGCGTGGCCTGGAGCGCCCTGGACGCGCGCGCCGCCGGCTTCGAGACTTTCGTGGTGGAAGACGCCTGCCGCGCTATTGACCTGGATGGCTCGCTGGTCGAGGCCTGGGCGCAGATGCGCCAGGCCGGCGTCAAGCGCGTGCGATCGGATGAGGTGTAA
- the ispF gene encoding 2-C-methyl-D-erythritol 2,4-cyclodiphosphate synthase: MFRIGQGYDVHQLVEGRPLILGGVDIPHEKGLLGHSDADALLHAITDALLGAAALGDIGRHFPDTAAEFKGADSRALLREAAARVRAAGWLPVNVDSTLIAQRPKLAPHIDAMRANVAADLGLEIGAVNVKGKTNEKLGYLGRCEAIEAQAVCLLTRA, encoded by the coding sequence ATGTTCCGTATCGGGCAAGGTTACGATGTGCATCAACTGGTGGAAGGCCGGCCGCTGATTCTGGGGGGGGTGGATATCCCGCATGAAAAGGGCTTGCTGGGCCATTCCGACGCCGACGCGCTGCTGCACGCCATCACCGACGCGCTCTTGGGCGCGGCGGCGCTGGGCGACATCGGCCGCCATTTTCCGGACACCGCGGCCGAATTCAAGGGCGCGGACAGCCGCGCGCTGTTGCGCGAGGCAGCGGCCCGGGTGCGCGCAGCCGGCTGGCTGCCGGTCAATGTGGACAGTACGTTGATCGCGCAGCGGCCCAAGCTGGCGCCGCATATCGACGCGATGCGCGCCAATGTCGCCGCCGACCTGGGGCTGGAAATCGGCGCGGTCAACGTCAAGGGCAAGACCAACGAGAAGCTGGGCTATCTGGGCCGCTGCGAAGCGATAGAGGCGCAAGCCGTCTGTTTATTGACGCGGGCTTAG
- the corA gene encoding magnesium/cobalt transporter CorA, whose translation MRHQSLKHKVPTLGEAPGALIPVGEVKQSGVRITLFEYDAETLNETEFDDAAELGACAPGGGVSWLNVYGLHDPAAMRLIGERFGLHPLVMEDLLNARQRPKLEDYGDYLFIAGRVFDYANGGGRLLSDQIYLVVGADFVLTFQERPTGVFEALRERLRGKRGQLCARGADYLAYSLLDAVIDDHLAVLSQFNEKVEALDRRLMANGDQTVLRQIQRLKRDCLKLRRALLPLREMLLGLNRSEQGRFAAETQLYLRDAYDHVVHVLESLEMSREMVGDMLDLHLSMQSHRLNLQMRVLTVITMIFMPLTLIAGIYGMNFENMPELKWHYGYYIVLLAMAAISAGMGWWFWKRRWI comes from the coding sequence ATGCGCCATCAATCGTTGAAACACAAGGTGCCGACGCTGGGAGAGGCGCCCGGCGCGCTGATCCCGGTCGGAGAAGTCAAGCAAAGCGGCGTGCGCATCACGCTGTTCGAATACGACGCGGAGACCTTGAACGAAACCGAGTTCGACGACGCGGCCGAGCTGGGCGCGTGCGCGCCTGGGGGCGGCGTCAGCTGGCTCAATGTCTACGGCCTGCACGACCCGGCCGCGATGCGCCTGATAGGCGAACGTTTCGGCCTGCATCCGCTGGTGATGGAAGACCTGCTGAACGCCCGCCAACGGCCCAAGCTGGAGGATTACGGCGATTACCTGTTCATCGCCGGCCGGGTGTTCGATTACGCCAATGGCGGCGGGCGGCTGCTGTCGGACCAGATCTATCTGGTGGTGGGCGCCGATTTCGTGCTGACCTTCCAGGAGCGGCCCACCGGGGTGTTCGAGGCGCTGCGCGAGCGGCTGCGCGGCAAGCGCGGCCAGCTGTGCGCGCGCGGCGCGGATTACCTGGCGTATTCTCTGCTCGACGCGGTGATAGACGACCACCTGGCGGTGCTGAGCCAGTTTAATGAAAAAGTGGAGGCGCTGGACCGCCGCCTGATGGCGAACGGCGACCAGACTGTGCTGCGGCAAATCCAGCGCCTGAAGCGCGATTGCCTGAAGCTCAGGCGCGCCTTGCTGCCGCTGCGCGAGATGCTGCTGGGATTGAACCGCAGCGAGCAGGGCCGTTTCGCGGCGGAGACGCAGCTGTATCTGCGCGACGCCTACGACCATGTGGTGCATGTGCTGGAGTCGCTGGAGATGAGCCGGGAAATGGTGGGCGACATGCTGGACCTGCACCTGTCCATGCAGTCGCACCGGCTGAACCTGCAGATGCGCGTGCTGACGGTCATCACCATGATCTTCATGCCGCTGACGCTGATCGCCGGCATCTACGGCATGAATTTCGAGAACATGCCGGAGCTGAAATGGCATTACGGCTATTACATCGTCTTGCTGGCGATGGCGGCGATTTCAGCCGGCATGGGCTGGTGGTTCTGGAAGCGGCGGTGGATTTGA
- a CDS encoding class I SAM-dependent methyltransferase: MKNSFGGWLTGTELGRYLLAREQEYFERAVADVFGYHAVQVGLPEMDCLRGNRIPWQCRVAGAGDVDVRCDPAFLPFETRSLDLLVMPHVLDFTTQPHQVLREADRVLMPEGRLILTGFNPLSLWGVRRLIQGRESAPWNGNFFTQLRIKDWLALLDLELEGASFMAYAPPFSRQDWLCRCDFLESVGERWWPLAAGVYGIEAVKRQRGMRLITPNWKQQTKTKGALGVVAGNERQTTQRAPGTRERDGAPSCH, from the coding sequence ATGAAAAATTCGTTTGGCGGCTGGCTGACCGGCACCGAACTCGGCCGTTATCTGCTGGCACGCGAGCAAGAGTACTTCGAGCGGGCGGTGGCCGATGTTTTTGGCTATCACGCGGTGCAGGTGGGTCTGCCTGAGATGGATTGCCTGCGCGGCAACCGCATACCGTGGCAGTGCCGGGTGGCCGGCGCCGGCGATGTGGATGTGCGCTGCGATCCCGCCTTCCTGCCGTTCGAGACGCGCAGCCTGGACCTGCTGGTCATGCCTCATGTGCTGGATTTTACCACCCAGCCGCACCAGGTGCTGCGCGAAGCGGATCGCGTGTTGATGCCGGAGGGCAGGCTGATTCTGACGGGATTCAATCCTTTATCGCTCTGGGGGGTGCGCAGGCTGATCCAGGGCCGGGAGTCGGCGCCGTGGAACGGCAACTTCTTCACCCAGTTGCGCATCAAGGACTGGCTAGCTTTGCTGGACCTGGAACTGGAGGGCGCGTCCTTCATGGCTTACGCGCCGCCGTTCTCCCGTCAGGACTGGCTGTGCCGTTGCGACTTTCTGGAGTCGGTCGGCGAGCGCTGGTGGCCGCTGGCGGCCGGCGTGTACGGCATCGAAGCGGTCAAGCGTCAGCGCGGCATGCGCCTGATCACGCCAAACTGGAAGCAGCAGACCAAGACCAAGGGCGCCCTGGGCGTGGTGGCGGGCAACGAACGCCAGACCACGCAGCGGGCGCCGGGAACACGCGAGCGGGACGGCGCGCCGTCCTGCCATTGA